In a single window of the Lineus longissimus chromosome 4, tnLinLong1.2, whole genome shotgun sequence genome:
- the LOC135486779 gene encoding protein starmaker-like: MTKKFLNILKCIATLTKHGILEKKKKFDTLLAFTNNLNWTKQFLSASSVEVGQQFLDDWENNSEVTSERKYQGSENRMWKYQKREPVPESSVEVASNSESNSLSVSGFQQTSAHVQLQEPGSDNQQERKPAPGSSLKSHEHSADVSDPGNGTKCTVEGDFNSESNALSVNGFQQTSAHVQEPGSDNQQEKEPAPGSSLESHEHSADVNDPGNGPKCTVEGDLNSESNALSVNGFQQTSAHEQEPVFDEVVTESPDRGTFQETITALSSSLGSDDERNHNPRGEKVEEQVSCSDVIDDSRLDSDFVPDPESSHESDSESSSSEGTVRSSKKKLRGKKTNMLVQKTSAAEETHQKIANSPSSSMVTEDDDDSAFVPIDSASEFEDEDDDDVIIISQETEAALNHVLRSRNEDKKLTLKKENIKLEDDVQAAKSDQDDSGNDPDEVTRTCQRDAEGDSDSDSTENPQLPRKSSSHEEKTSVQSEMK, encoded by the exons ATGACGAAGAAGTTCCTGAACATACTCAAGTGTATTGCCACTCTGACAAAGCATG GTATTcttgagaagaaaaagaagtttGACACCCTCCTTGCCTTCACCAATAACTTGAACTGGACGAAGCAGTTCCTCTCGGCCTCATCAGTTGAGGTTGGACAACAGTTCCTGGATGATTGGGAGAACAATTCCGAAGTTACATCAGAAAGAAAGTATCAGGGAAGCGAAAACAGGATGTGGAAGTACCAG AAAAGGGAGCCAGTTCCTGAAAGTAGTGTTGAAGTTGCCTCGAATTCTGAATCGAATTCACTGTCAGTGAGTGGTTTTCAGCAGACATCTGCCCATGTGCAACTGCAAGAGCCTGGTTCTGATAATCAGCAGGAAAGGAAGCCTGCTCCTGGTAGTTCACTTAAAAGTCATGAACATAGTGCAGATGTAAGTGATCCAGGTAATGGTACTAAGTGTACTGTTGAAGGTGACTTTAATTCTGAGTCAAATGCCCTGTCAGTGAATGGTTTTCAGCAGACATCTGCCCATGTGCAAGAGCCTGGTTCTGATAATCAGCAGGAAAAGGAGCCTGCTCCTGGTAGTTCACTTGAAAGTCATGAACATAGTGCAGATGTAAATGATCCAGGTAATGGTCCTAAGTGTACTGTTGAAGGTGACTTGAATTCTGAGTCAAATGCCCTGTCAGTGAATGGTTTTCAGCAGACATCTGCCCATGAGCAAGAGCCAGTGTTTGATGAAGTTGTTACGGAGTCACCAGATCGTGGAACCT TCCAGGAAACCATTACTGCTTTAAGTTCTAGTCTTGGTTCTGATGATGAAAGGAACCATAATCCTAGAGGGGAGAAGGTTGAAGAACAGGTTTCTTGCAGTGATGTCATTGATGATTCACGTTTAGATTCTGATTTCGTCCCAGACCCAGAGTCCAGTCATGAAAGTGATTCAGAGTCTTCTTCTAGTGAAGGTACGGTGCGGTCTTCGAAGAAGAAGTTGAGAGGgaaaaaaacgaatatgttgGTACAGAAAACCTCAGCTGCAGAGGAAACCCATCAAAAGATTGCAAATTCACCCTCGTCCTCAATGGTCacggaagatgatgatgattcggCTTTCGTTCCCATAGACAGTGCTTCAGAATTTgaggatgaagatgatgatgatgtcattatcATATCCCAAGAAACAGAAGCTGCTTTAAATCATGTACTTAGGTCACGTAATGAGGATAAAAAACTTACGTTGAAAAaggaaaatatcaaattggaaGATGATGTACAGGCTGCAAAATCAGATCAAGATGACTCTGGTAATGATCCAGATGAGGTTACTCGGACATGTCAGAGAGATGCTGAAGGAGATTCTGATTCAGATTCTACTGAAAATCCTCAGTTACCTAGAAAGAGCTCGTCCCATGAGGAGAAAACCAGTGTTCAATCAGAGATGAAGTAG
- the LOC135487001 gene encoding uncharacterized protein LOC135487001 produces MRGYPWIKHPRFLTATMNVINGLTIERNTCRNLTKYWRRILEEGKKKDSNREVLNQLEEQLDKETSAESRASMKINAALMMLPSLFHESREILMVQDKDPKKPHPVIVFEGGVFKPMRACIRMDSLEVTEDCEDLDIVKGRPCLMALYYLFDIQYPMKCNTLKFIQFYICEIPRKSNEKVPTSVKRAQMMLSS; encoded by the exons ATGAGAGGCTACCCCTGGATTAAACATCCAAGATTT CTGACTGCAACCATGAATGTGATCAATGGCTTAACTATTGAGCGCAATACTTGCCGCAATCTAACAAAATATTGGCGGCGAATTCTGGAGGAGGGCAAAAAAAAGGACTCCAATAGAGAGGTGCTAAACCAATTAGAGGAGCAGCTTGATAAGGAGACATCCGCAGAGTCTCGGGCAT CAATGAAGATCAATGCTGCATTGATGATGCTGCCATCATTATTTCATGAAAGTAGGGAAATTTTGATGGTTCAGGATAAG GATCCAAAGAAGCCGCATCCGGTGATTGTGTTTGAGGGTGGTGTTTTCAAGCCAATGAGGGCTTGCATAAGAATGGATAGCTTGGAAGTAACCGAGGACTGTGAGGACCTAGATATCGTGAAAGGTCGACCATGCCTCATGGCACTGTATTACCTTTTTGACATTCAATACCCAATGAAATGCAACACTCTCAAGTTTATTCAGTTTTATATCTGTGAGATACCAAGGAAATCGAACGAAAAGGTGCCGACTTCAGTGAAGAGGGCTCAAATGATGCTTTCATCATAA
- the LOC135486777 gene encoding myb/SANT-like DNA-binding domain-containing protein 3, whose protein sequence is MSTRQYFSELERSLLIELVDKYKETLESKKNDYKCIKAKSEAWTKVADNFNSQNGVVKRDVKQLKKCWDNIKSSAKKVLGKDARETKLTGGGKKDTVPNEEAQAIAAIIPAQIQSLENEFDDDGDNHTEKDKVRHDTDTDTDESSDVVIPKKSVERKSTAKAAVTARTSTMSEAQSTVLKMQAEQHVLEVEILRKKSEHMNEEHKRKLEVLDLKHKYWSAKIAKINETP, encoded by the exons ATGTCAACCAGGCAGTACTTCTCGGAGCTTGAGAGATCACTGCTTATCGAACTGGTAGATAAATATAAAGAAACATTGGAAAGCAAAAAAAATGATTACAAATGTATAAAAGCCAAGAGTGAAGCATGGACAAAAGTGGCTGACAATTTCAATTCTCAAAATGGGGTTGTGAAACGGGATGTCAAACAGTTGAAAAAGTGTTGGGACAATATCAAAAGTAGTGCTAAAAAGGTTCTGGGAAAGGACGCAAGAGAAACCAAATTGACTGGTGGCGGTAAGAAGGACACTGTGCCAAATGAAGAAGCCCAAGCTATTGCAGCTATAATACCAGCTCAAATCCAAAGCCTGGAAAAcgaatttgatgatgatggcgataaTCACACAGAAAAAG ATAAAGTTCGTCATGATACAGACACCGATACTGATGAGTCCAGTGATGTGGTTATCCCGAAAAAGTCTGTCGAAAGAAAATCTACAGCGAAAGCTGCTGTTACGGCACGTACATCGACGATGTCGGAGGCACAATCGACAGTTCTGAAAATGCAAGCAGAGCAACATGTTTTGGAAGTGGAAATTTTAAGGAAAAAATCCGAACACATGAATGAAGAACACAAACGAAAACTAGAGGTTCTTGACTTGAAGCACAAATACTGGTCAGCTAAGATTGCTAAGATTAATGAAACACCTTAA
- the LOC135486778 gene encoding uncharacterized protein LOC135486778 has translation MMRYTLYPSSRQYRQVVESLVGRHPFLRGVNGNGEDTLIASLCNKYRKDRQPLTHLDAVQAAKRKFGRVGGGRKPHQSDEDLEVTPKKGPCPSGDEATDPSLSSGDAQSHLAIEANRLNPNMEKVIDVLTEQPPK, from the exons ATGATGCGGTATACTCT ATACCCCAGTTCTCGCCAATACAGGCAAGTCGTTGAGAGTCTTGTTGGTCGACACCCATTCCTTCGTGGTGTCAATGGAAACGGAGAG GATACTCTCATAGCAAGTCTGTGTAACAAATATCGGAAGGACCGGCAGCCATTGACTCATTTAGATGCTGTGCAGGCAGCAAAACGAAAGTTTGGGCGAGTTGGTGGGGGGAGAAAACCCCACCAGTCAGATGAAGACCTTGAGGTGACACCAAAGAAAGGGCCT TGCCCATCTGGTGATGAAGCGACAGACCCTTCTCTGAGCTCTGGGGACGCCCAGTCTCATTTAGCGATAGAAGCTAATCGTCTGAATCCCAACATGGAGAAAGTAATAGATGTCCTCACGGA ACAACCGCCGAAATAA